A single region of the Jatrophihabitans sp. GAS493 genome encodes:
- the iolC gene encoding 5-dehydro-2-deoxygluconokinase, which yields MSTDTTLEILTVGRVGVDLYPEQAGVSLAEVKTFAKSLGGTATNVAVAAARLGRRSAVLTKVGPDDFGSYVRTALAGFGVDASFVGTAEELLTPVVFCSLDPPEDPPLLFYRLPVAPDLTLTPDDVPWSVVSDVPLLWVTGTGVSVEPARSTQLEMLRRRGRPDSSRNRWTVLDLDWRAMFWPSPQEARAEYEQLLGSVNVVVGNRAEVEVAVGTSDPEEAARRLLSHGVEIAFVKKGADGVLVATQDGMTTVRPNLVRVVNGLGAGDAFGGALAHGLLAGWDPARIAAYANAAGAIVAARLACADAMPTMDELDEMVSRTQDDLVSKAQEAG from the coding sequence ATGAGCACCGACACAACACTCGAGATACTGACGGTCGGACGCGTCGGCGTCGACTTGTACCCCGAGCAGGCGGGCGTGTCGCTGGCCGAGGTGAAGACCTTCGCCAAGTCACTCGGTGGCACGGCGACCAACGTCGCTGTCGCCGCCGCCCGGCTGGGGCGGCGGAGTGCGGTGCTGACCAAGGTCGGGCCAGATGACTTCGGAAGCTACGTCCGCACCGCGCTCGCCGGCTTTGGCGTCGACGCGTCGTTCGTCGGTACGGCGGAGGAACTGCTCACGCCAGTCGTCTTCTGTTCCCTGGACCCGCCCGAGGATCCGCCGCTGCTGTTCTACCGGCTGCCGGTGGCACCCGACCTCACCCTCACGCCCGACGACGTGCCCTGGTCGGTGGTCAGCGACGTGCCGCTGCTCTGGGTCACCGGCACCGGGGTATCCGTGGAGCCCGCCCGGAGCACGCAGCTGGAGATGCTGCGCCGGCGCGGCCGACCGGACTCGAGCCGGAATCGGTGGACCGTGCTGGACCTCGATTGGCGGGCCATGTTCTGGCCGTCGCCGCAGGAGGCCCGGGCGGAGTATGAGCAGTTGTTGGGCTCGGTGAACGTGGTGGTCGGCAACCGGGCCGAGGTGGAGGTGGCGGTTGGTACCTCCGATCCAGAGGAGGCAGCGCGCCGGCTGCTGTCCCACGGTGTCGAGATCGCCTTCGTGAAGAAGGGTGCTGACGGGGTTCTGGTCGCAACTCAGGACGGGATGACCACCGTGCGCCCCAATCTGGTCCGGGTGGTGAACGGGCTCGGTGCCGGCGACGCATTCGGCGGGGCCCTGGCCCACGGGTTGCTGGCTGGGTGGGACCCGGCGCGGATCGCCGCCTACGCCAACGCCGCCGGGGCCATCGTGGCCGCGCGCCTGGCCTGCGCGGATGCGATGCCGACGATGGACGAACTTGACGAGATGGTGTCGAGAACACAGGACGACCTGGTGTCGAAGGCACAGGAGGCGGGATGA
- a CDS encoding Gfo/Idh/MocA family protein, whose amino-acid sequence MTVRTGVIGVGIMGAEHARLLTEVVSGSEVSAVFDVDQGRASQVAGGSGARLFDDPMVLIKDESVDAVLIASSDATHEQFVLACLAVGKPVLCEKPLAPDVAGCERILDTEIELGRQLASVGFMRRYDPGYLALKAEASELGEALLLRCIHRSASAPRNQPSSMLISGSAVHEIDIARWLLDDEPTQITVHRPRASSLSGSTQDPLLIVILTAGGVAIDIDVFVNAQYGYDVRCELVGELGAVELDAPAATRRRLSAATSRTLPPDWRPRFAEAYRRELQSWIDGNGSDKAPEPSPYLPATAWDGYVATATAEAGIRALESGQTQQIILREKPELYR is encoded by the coding sequence ATGACAGTGCGCACTGGCGTCATCGGAGTCGGCATCATGGGCGCCGAGCACGCACGGCTGCTGACCGAGGTCGTGTCGGGCAGCGAGGTATCGGCCGTCTTCGACGTCGACCAGGGACGGGCATCGCAGGTGGCGGGGGGAAGCGGTGCCCGGCTCTTCGACGACCCGATGGTGCTGATCAAGGATGAGTCGGTCGATGCGGTACTCATCGCATCTTCTGACGCAACCCACGAGCAGTTCGTGCTGGCCTGTCTGGCCGTCGGAAAGCCGGTGCTCTGCGAGAAGCCGCTGGCGCCGGATGTGGCCGGCTGCGAGCGAATTCTCGACACCGAGATTGAGCTCGGACGGCAACTGGCCAGCGTTGGCTTCATGCGCCGCTACGACCCCGGTTACCTGGCGCTCAAGGCGGAGGCATCGGAACTGGGCGAGGCGCTGCTGCTGCGGTGCATCCACCGCAGCGCCTCGGCGCCGCGGAATCAGCCCTCGTCGATGCTCATCTCGGGTTCCGCGGTTCATGAGATAGACATCGCTCGTTGGCTGCTCGACGACGAGCCCACTCAGATCACCGTGCACCGGCCCCGTGCATCGTCGTTGTCCGGCAGTACCCAGGACCCGCTGCTCATCGTCATCCTGACCGCGGGGGGAGTGGCGATCGACATCGACGTCTTCGTCAACGCGCAGTACGGCTACGACGTGCGCTGTGAGCTCGTCGGTGAGCTGGGTGCGGTCGAGCTCGACGCGCCGGCCGCAACTCGACGCCGCCTCTCCGCAGCCACGTCGCGCACGCTGCCCCCGGATTGGCGGCCGCGCTTCGCCGAGGCCTACCGGCGGGAACTGCAGAGCTGGATAGACGGCAACGGCAGCGATAAGGCACCGGAGCCGAGCCCATATCTCCCCGCCACCGCCTGGGACGGTTATGTCGCCACGGCAACGGCCGAGGCCGGGATTCGTGCCCTCGAATCCGGGCAGACCCAGCAGATCATCCTGCGCGAGAAGCCGGAGTTGTACCGATGA
- a CDS encoding aldolase, with amino-acid sequence MSRMITDTQWLELLERRTKDPGAVATAYAARRRPQSLLDEHGMMFLVAADHPARGALRSGRDPMAMADRRSLLERLMVALSHPDVAGVLGTPDIVEELLLLGALDDKVVIGSMNRGGLDGARWTMDDRFTAYDAAGIEACRLEGGKMLLRLDNDDPACAATIEACARAVTELAERRLIAMVEPLPYERQADGSLVLQQDAQSLSRAIAIASALGTTSAYTWLKTPACDDPEAVYRSTTLPCVVLGGVPGPDLDAQVASWGRTLRQPAVRGLVIGRTVLYPDDGDVFGTVDAAAKVLRAVTEGPQ; translated from the coding sequence ATGAGCAGGATGATCACAGACACGCAATGGCTGGAGCTTCTCGAACGTCGTACGAAGGATCCCGGCGCCGTGGCGACGGCCTATGCTGCCCGGCGCCGTCCGCAGAGCCTCCTCGACGAGCACGGAATGATGTTCCTGGTTGCCGCCGACCACCCGGCGCGGGGGGCGCTGCGCTCCGGCCGCGACCCAATGGCGATGGCCGATCGGCGCAGTCTGCTGGAGCGGCTCATGGTTGCTCTTTCGCACCCCGACGTGGCCGGAGTCCTGGGCACACCCGACATCGTCGAGGAGCTGCTGCTGTTGGGTGCCCTCGATGACAAGGTGGTCATCGGGTCGATGAACCGGGGTGGCTTGGACGGGGCCCGCTGGACCATGGATGACCGCTTCACCGCCTATGACGCCGCCGGCATCGAGGCCTGCCGGCTCGAAGGTGGGAAGATGCTGCTCCGCCTCGACAACGACGATCCGGCCTGTGCCGCCACCATCGAGGCCTGCGCCCGGGCGGTCACCGAGTTGGCCGAACGTCGCCTGATAGCGATGGTCGAGCCGCTGCCCTATGAGCGGCAGGCGGACGGCAGCCTGGTGCTGCAGCAGGACGCGCAGTCGCTGTCGCGGGCTATCGCGATCGCATCCGCGCTGGGCACGACCAGTGCCTACACCTGGCTGAAGACTCCGGCCTGTGACGACCCGGAGGCCGTCTACCGCTCGACGACCCTTCCCTGCGTGGTGCTCGGCGGTGTGCCCGGCCCGGATCTGGACGCGCAGGTCGCATCCTGGGGTCGGACGCTGCGCCAGCCGGCGGTCCGCGGTCTGGTCATCGGGCGCACGGTGCTCTACCCCGACGACGGTGATGTCTTCGGCACCGTCGATGCGGCGGCGAAGGTTTTGCGCGCCGTGACTGAAGGGCCGCAATGA
- a CDS encoding ATP-binding cassette domain-containing protein, which produces MTAIDIHEVPPATPGDADVPMLEIRNITKMFGSVISLSDISTTVRAGQVTCVLGDNGAGKSTFIKSLAGVHRPDSGEFLIDGKPVTFNSPRDSLDAGIATVYQDLAMVPLMAIWRNFFLGSEPTKGWGIFRRFDAETCKKVTRKEMSDMGIDIRDPDQPVGTLSGGERQCVAIARAVHFGARLLILDEPTSALGVKQSGVVLKYIAQARDKGLGVIFITHNPHHAYPVGDRFLLLKRGKSLGDYAKADISLGELTRLMAGGAELEALAHELEREGDGDANSIGSEMLKESKTFG; this is translated from the coding sequence ATGACCGCAATCGACATCCACGAAGTGCCTCCGGCTACGCCCGGCGACGCGGACGTACCGATGCTGGAGATACGCAACATCACCAAGATGTTCGGCAGTGTGATCTCGCTCAGCGACATCTCCACGACCGTCCGGGCCGGCCAGGTGACCTGCGTGCTGGGCGACAACGGAGCCGGCAAATCGACGTTCATCAAGTCGCTCGCCGGAGTGCATCGCCCCGACTCGGGCGAGTTCCTGATCGACGGCAAGCCGGTGACCTTCAACTCTCCCCGTGACTCGCTCGACGCCGGCATCGCGACGGTCTATCAGGATCTGGCCATGGTGCCGCTGATGGCGATCTGGCGGAACTTCTTTCTCGGGTCCGAGCCCACGAAAGGTTGGGGAATCTTCCGTCGCTTCGACGCCGAGACGTGCAAGAAGGTCACCCGCAAGGAGATGTCGGATATGGGTATCGACATCCGCGACCCCGACCAGCCGGTGGGCACGCTCTCCGGTGGTGAGCGGCAGTGCGTCGCGATCGCCCGGGCGGTGCACTTCGGAGCGCGTCTGCTGATTCTCGACGAGCCGACGTCGGCCCTCGGGGTGAAGCAATCGGGTGTCGTGCTGAAGTACATCGCACAGGCCCGCGACAAGGGTCTGGGCGTCATCTTCATCACCCACAACCCGCATCACGCCTATCCGGTCGGCGACCGCTTCCTGCTGCTCAAGCGCGGCAAGAGCCTCGGTGACTATGCCAAGGCGGACATCAGCCTGGGCGAGCTGACCCGGCTGATGGCCGGCGGCGCGGAACTGGAGGCATTGGCGCACGAGCTCGAGCGTGAGGGTGACGGCGATGCCAACTCGATCGGGTCCGAGATGCTCAAGGAATCAAAGACGTTCGGCTAG